In the Gossypium arboreum isolate Shixiya-1 chromosome 10, ASM2569848v2, whole genome shotgun sequence genome, one interval contains:
- the LOC128282143 gene encoding putative disease resistance protein At3g14460 gives MYCAIIPKDYEFKKEEIILLWRAQGFLQEARDKQCIHDLGHKYFNDLVSRSLLQVCVNNNSRFVMHDLINDLAQSVAGEVCFKIEGSQQISKHARHLSYIAEEYDGTKKFKGIYEAQHLRTFLPLRLSSVFPTYHLTNHVLTNLLPDLRCLRALSLEGYQITILPEFVGDLKLLRITEYNEPRDAWMARLSDKSRIGNLKLQWSKDFVNRREEVEKKVLDGLQPSKKLMELSIKFYCGEMLANWVGDSSFNCLQSLCLDGCINLLSLPSIGKLPLLKKVRIKGLRSVRTVGVEFFGENTTNTFSSLEILEFEDMLNWEKWNLCEVDEEARKFPKLLELLIQNCPLLLGSMPEDLPSLKKLAIRSWKKLIISVQNFPLLSELVIWGCHEVIYKGFADYSSTKRISFGGISKFSCAAECLRLRSIKVELFEIDDCEELWSSRKKNWGLLTQSMSPRYLRISNCPQLVSIGTEEEREKLMQLKIPSSTVKMIIQYCERLEKLSTTLYFLTLLMKLELIDCPKLISLARSNLPSKLKVLSISYCKNLQCLLLDEGEDADSNNACVLQKLDILCCESLKRINRIELPSTLKTLEIHECPQLESISQEIQDNSSLESIEIYGCDMLKGLPQGLNKLKHFTLNLNTLKELEIRDCPNVTSILKEGIPTHLTSLTIGGPNIWKAILERDLHTLTCLKSLSISNGCLDAVSFPQDEIGVTLPSSLIHLRFSDFPKLESLSSNGFRNLSSLQFLTIEKCPNLKTLPRNNTLSSLLALNIVGCPMMEELCKWDKGPQWSKISHIPYVAVLK, from the exons ATGTATTGTGCCATTATTCCCAAGGACTATGAGTTTAAGAAGGAAGAAATAATCTTGTTATGGAGGGCACAAGGGTTTCTACAAGAAGCACGAGATAAACAGTGCATCCATGATTTGGGTCACAAGTATTTCAACGATCTAGTGTCAAGGTCCCTTTTGCAAGTGTGCGTCAACAATAATTCTCGATTTGTTATGCATGATCTCATTAATGATTTGGCTCAATCAGTGGCTGGAGAAGTATGCTTTAAAATAGAAGGTAGTCAACAAATTTCGAAGCATGCTCGCCATTTATCTTACATTGCCGAGGAGTATGACGGCACCAAAAAATTTAAAGGCATTTATGAAGCGCAACATTTACGAACCTTTCTTCCATTAAGGTTGTCTTCGGTCTTTCCAACTTATCACTTAACCAATCATGTCCTAACGAATTTGTTGCCAGACTTGCGATGCTTAAGGGCACTTTCTTTGGAAGGGTACCAAATCACCATCTTACCAGAGTTTGTGGGAGATTTGAAACTCTTAAG GATTACAGAATATAATGAGCCTCGAGATGCATGGATGGCTAGGTTATCTGATAAGTCGAGAATTGGGAATTTAAAATTGCAGTGGAGCAAAGACTTTGTGAATAGAAGAGAAGAAGTCGAGAAAAAGGTGTTGGATGGACTTCAACCTTCTAAGAAGCTCATGGAGCTCAGCATTAAGTTCTATTGTGGTGAAATGTTGGCAAATTGGGTGGGAGATTCATCCTTCAATTGTTTACAATCTTTATGCCTTGATGGTTGTATAAATTTATTGTCATTGCCATCAATTGGGAAATTGCCATTGTTGAAAAAGGTACGTATTAAAGGATTGCGCAGTGTAAGGACTGTGGGAGTTGAGTTCTTTGGAGAGAATACGACCAACACATTTTCTTCATTGGAGATTTTAGAGTTTGAGGACATGCTTAATTGGGAGAAGTGGAACTTGTGTGAAGTTGATGAGGAAGCTAGGAAATTCCCTAAACTTCTTGAACTCTTGATTCAAAATTGTCCCTTATTGTTAGGGAGTATGCCGGAAGACCTTCCTTCTCTGAAGAAACTTGCAATTCGTAGCTGGAAGAAGTTGATAATTTCTGTTCAAAACTTTCCATTGCTTTCAGAATTAGTAATTTGGGGTTGCCACGAGGTAATTTATAAAGGTTTTGCAGATTATAGCTCCACAAAAAGAATATCGTTTGGAGGGATTTCCAAGTTTAGTTGTGCAGCAGAATGCTTGAGGTTAAGATCAATCAAAGTAGAATTgtttgagattgatgattgtgAGGAGTTGTGGTCTTCTCGAAAGAAGAATTGGGGATTGCTAACTCAGTCCATGTCCCCCCGATATTTGAGAATTTCCAATTGTCCGCAACTTGTATCCATAGGAACAGAAGAGGAAAGAGAAAAATTGATGCAATTGAAGATTCCTTCTAGCACTGTAAAAATGATTATACAGTATTGTGAAAGGCTAGAAAAACTATCGACAACCTTGTACTTCCTCACATTACTTATGAAATTAGAGCTTATCGATTGCCCAAAATTGATTTCTCTTGCAAGGAGCAATTTGCCTTCGAAACTGAAAGTGCTAAGCATTAGTTATTGTAAAAATTTGCAATGTTTATTGTTGGATGAAGGAGAGGATGCTGACTCCAACAATGCATGTGTTCTTCAGAAGTTGGATATTTTATGCTGTGAATCTCTAAAGAGAATAAATAGAATTGAGTTGCCCTCCACACTAAAAACACTTGAAATACACGAGTGTCCACAGCTAGAGTCCATATCCCAAGAAATTCAAGATAACTCTTCTCTTGAATCTATTGAAATCTATGGATGTGATATGCTTAAGGGTTTACCTCAAGGATTGAACAAGCTCAAGCATTTTACTCTTAA TCTCAACACTCTAAAAGAACTAGAAATTAGGGATTGTCCAAATGTGACATCCATTCTGAAAGAGGGGATTCCTACCCATCTCACATCGCTTACAATTGGTGGACCCAATATCTGGAAGGCAATACTTGAGAGGGATTTGCATACACTCACTTGTCTTAAATCTCTCTCCATATCAAATGGGTGTTTAGATGCAGTGTCATTTCCTCAAGATGAGATAGGAGTCACTCTGCCCTCCTCTCTCATCCATCTCCGCTTCTCGGATTTCCCAAAACTGGAGAGCCTATCCTCCAATGGCTTTCGCAACCTCAGTTCTCTCCAGTTTTTGACTATAGAAAAATGCCCAAATCTCAAGACTCTTCCGAGAAACAACACACTTTCTTCGCTTTTGGCGCTAAATATCGTGGGGTGTCCAATGATGGAAGAACTGTGCAAATGGGATAAAGGACCTCAGTGGTCCAAAATTTCCCACATACCTTATGTTGCTGTTTTGAAATGA